In one window of Scyliorhinus canicula chromosome 17, sScyCan1.1, whole genome shotgun sequence DNA:
- the LOC119952128 gene encoding claudin-2-like, whose amino-acid sequence MANSAMQLVALIVCIIGMVGTLSATIMPHWRITAHIGANVVTAIVYMKGLWWACAMFSTGVFQCDTYNSVLELPPDLQAARAMMVISVALSLLAITVSVVGMKCTVCAKDSPIKDKVAGTGGVLFIVAGLSGLVPVAWTMNGVILNFHNPLIPGDLKFEIGESLYLGVVAAMLTVIGGVILSLSFIGRRTEPYSRRPMSYQNPAANRSAPAPSAASLHSKAAKAEFDSYNLTGYV is encoded by the coding sequence ATGGCTAACTCTGCCATGCAATTGGTAGCATTGATCGTGTGCATAATCGGCATGGTTGGGACATTATCAGCTACTATTATGCCCCACTGGAGGATCACAGCACACATTGGGGCAAATGTTGTAACGGCCATTGTCTATATGAAAGGGTTGTGGTGGGCATGTGCCATGTTCAGCACCGGTGTCTTCCAATGTGATACTTACAATTCCGTCCTGGAACTCCCGCCAGATCTCCAAGCTGCCCGTGCTATGATGGTCATCTCAGTTGCTCTCTCACTGCTCGCTATAACAGTCTCCGTGGTTGGCATGAAATGCACTGTGTGCGCCAAGGATTCTCCAATAAAAGACAAGGtggccggcactggaggagttttaTTTATCGTGGCTGGGCTAAGTGGATTGGTGCCAGTAGCCTGGACAATGAATGGAGTGATACTGAATTTCCACAACCCACTAATTCCTGGCGATCTCAAGTTTGAAATCGGTGAGTCCTTGTACCTGGGGGTCGTTGCCGCCATGCTGACCGTCATTGGAGGAGTCATACTGTCCCTGTCATTTATAGGTAGGAGAACTGAGCCGTACAGTAGACGACCAATGTCATACCAGAATCCCGCAGCCAACCGTTCAGCTCCTGCACCATCCGCTGCATCTCTCCATTCAAAAGCGGCAAAAGCAGAATTCGACTCTTACAATCTAACTGGTTATGTGTAG
- the LOC119952405 gene encoding claudin-2-like, producing MANSAMQLVALIVCIIGMVGTLSATIMPHWRITAHIGANVVTAIIYMKGLWWACAMFSTGVFQCETYNSVLELPPDLQAARAMMVISVALSLLAITVSVVGMKCTVCAKDSPLKDKVAGTGGVLFIVAGLSGLVPVAWTMNGVILNFHNPLIPGDLKFEIGESLYLGVVAAMLTVIGGVILSLSFIGRRTEPYSRRPMSYQNPAANRSAPAPSAASLHSKAAKAEFDSYNLTGYV from the coding sequence ATGGCTAACTCTGCCATGCAATTGGTAGCATTGATCGTGTGCATAATCGGCATGGTTGGGACATTATCAGCTACTATTATGCCCCACTGGAGGATCACAGCACACATTGGGGCAAATGTTGTAACTGCTATTATCTATATGAAAGGGTTGTGGTGGGCATGTGCCATGTTCAGCACCGGTGTCTTCCAATGTGAAACCTACAATTCCGTCCTGGAACTCCCGCCAGATCTCCAAGCTGCCCGTGCTATGATGGTCATCTCAGTTGCTCTCTCACTGCTCGCTATAACAGTCTCCGTGGTTGGCATGAAATGCACTGTGTGCGCCAAGGATTCTCCATTAAAAGACAAGGtggccggcactggaggagttttaTTTATCGTGGCTGGGCTAAGTGGATTGGTGCCAGTAGCCTGGACAATGAATGGAGTGATACTGAATTTCCACAACCCACTAATTCCTGGCGATCTCAAGTTTGAAATCGGTGAGTCCTTGTACCTGGGGGTCGTTGCCGCCATGCTGACCGTCATTGGAGGTGTCATACTGTCCCTGTCATTTATAGGTAGGAGAACTGAGCCGTACAGTAGACGACCAATGTCATACCAGAATCCCGCAGCCAACCGTTCAGCTCCTGCACCATCGGCTGCATCTCTCCATTCAAAAGCAGCGAAAGCAGAATTCGACTCTTACAATCTAACTGGTTATGTGTAG